The segment CTAGTTGGTTCGGCGAAGCTATTCCTGTGGAGAAGGAGATATCAATGAAAGTATATAGTTACCTTGAGGATATCCTATCTGGAAAAATTACGGTAGAAAAAGAGATTAGAGAGAAGTTAGAAGATCATTTATCTAGGAACTATCCGATTCCAAGGAGAGATGAGATCCTTGTGGAGCTAATTGGATCAGACTTGATAGTCATTCATTCTCCTTTCGGATCTAAGGGTAACAATACTTTAGGTTCACTCATTTGTGCCATTTTTGCCTCAAAAGGGTATACAGTCTCCTACAGAAACGATCCTTATCACATAGTGATAACCTCAATGTCTTCTTTTAATCTTCAATTAGTAAATGAAGTAATTAATAAACTCAGCCTGATAGATTTAAAATATGCATCCAGTCTGTTGGAAAGCGAGATAATAGGTTCTCCCCAATTCAAATGGATCTTACTTATTGAGGCTCAAAGATTTGGGGCTATAGATAAAGGAGTTGAGGCTAAATTGGGCCAATATGTTCTAAAGGCATATATAGATACCATAATAGGTAAGGAGGCTATAAAAGAATTCTTGGTAAAGTTTCATGACTTAGACGTAATACCACTGATTAGGAAAGTTAAATGGAACGTTGTAGAGGTACCTTCACCCTCACCTCTGGCTGAGGACTTCTTGCAGCGGCTCCTTGCGTTCACTCCTTCTAATGAAAAGCCTCTCATGATAGAAGTATTTAAGAGGAGAATGATGAATAAAGAACTTCTCTTCATATGTCTTATGTGTGGATGGAATTCTACATCCAAAGTATCCGAGACACCTAACAAGTGTCCAAAATGCGATTCTGTCTTTATAACCTCGACTTTTCCTGATGACAAAGAGGCTATAGACATAATAAGGAAGAATATAGAAGGGAAAAGACTTAACGGTAAAGAGAGGAAGAGATTATCTGAGCTGAAGCTCATCTCTTCACTCTTTACTAATTACGGAAGAATGACTTTCTTGGCCCTAGCGGTAAGAGGAATAGGTCCTTCGAATCTAGCTAACGTATTAAGGTATCTCTCACAAGGAGAGGATAAGTTCTATGAAAAATTAATGGAGGAAGAGAGGAAGTTTATTCGTTATAGAAAGTACTGGCAGTAAATTTTTAATATAACGAGCTAATTTTGTCTTCGTGTTCCGATATGGCGATAATAGAAGTTGGAAGAATATGTGTAAAGCTTACGGGTAGAGAGGCTGGTAGTAAATGTGTTATTGTAGATATCATAGATGATAATTTTGTACTTATAACTGGTCCTAAGAGCCTTAGTGGAGTTAAAAGAAGGAGGGCCAACATATCTCATATTGAACCAACCGATAAGACTATAGAGATCAGTAAGGGAGCTTCGGATCAAGAGGTAGAGTCAAAAATTAAGGAAGTAGGCCTAACCGACTTTATGAAAGAGAGGGTGAAGATAAAGATTCCAGTGATATGAATGAATATTACCCCTTTTATAAGGAGAATAGATGAGTTTTGTAATGCAAGTTTATCTTGGAATACAGTCAAGGCTTACGTTCCTATAGGAGATTTCGGATCTTATCCCGATAAAAGGTCTGTACCAGAACTGATTAAGACGTCGATAATCAATTTGGATAAGCCGCCAGGCCCAACTAGTCACGAAGTCGCATTCTGGATTAAGAACATGTTTAATCTCCCTAGGGTAGGGCACGGAGGGACCCTAGAGCTGCTCTAAGCGGGGTAATCCCAAGGTTACAGGTGTCCTGCCCATTGGATTAGGTAAAGCAACTAAAATAATGAATTTGGTTACGAAGTCAATTAAGGAATATGTGTGTCTTATGGAAGTACATTGCGATGTCAACGAGAGCGAGATCATGGACGTTGCGAAGACGTTCATAGGGAAAATATATCAAAAACCTCCTGTTAGATCATCAGTCAAGAGAAGGGTTAGAAAGAGAGAGGTTTACTCTATTGATGTCCTAGAAATAGACAAGAGGAAGGTTCTGATGAGAATATCATCTGAGCCTGGAACATATATGAGAAAAATATGTCATGATATGGGGATTTTGTTAAATTGTGGGGCTCATATGAGGGAGCTAAGGAGAGTGAGATCTGGAATATTCAAAGAAGACACTTTGGTGACCTTGCAGCAAGTTTCGGAGGCCCTATATCTATATCGTAACTGTGGAGAAGAAGAGGAGCTCAGGAAAATCCTTATGCCTATGGAGATAGCCTTCTGTGGCGTACCAAAGATTATAGTCGACGATGAGACTGTAAATTCCATTTCTTACGGTTCACCGCTCATGGCTCCCGGGATCATAGCTTATCAAGATTTCAAGAAGGGAGATTATGTAGGTCTTATAACGTGGAAGGGTGAAGGTATCGCAATAGGTAAAGCAGTGATCGATTCCAAGCAATTAGGTAAGAAAGGGGAGGTCGTAAAGACAGAAAGAGTACTTATGGACAAGGATATTTATCCAAAGGCTTGGAAGAAATGATTTATGTCGTAACAGATGTAGTTAACGGTGTTCCTCTGAGCCTAATAAGCTATCCTGGTCTTTTTTCCAAAAAGAGGCTTGACTTAGGAACTCGAGTACTACTTGAGAATTTAATAATTCCAAAAGAAGGAACAGTGGTGGATCTAGGGTGTGGTTATGGACCTATCGGGATTTACCTTGCCTTACAAAATCCTAGTTTAAGAGTTTACATGCTCGATGCTAATCCTTTAGCAGTGAAGGCATCTAAGGAGAACGTAGAGAGATATAAATTGAAAGAGAGAGTCACAGTGCTACGAAGCGACGTTCTATCTGCACTAGATGTGAAGGCTAGTGCCATCTTCTCAAACCCTCCTCTTTCCAAAGGCGTAGAGATCTTAGAGAAATTAGCTGTCGAGGCGTCAGAAAAACTCGAAAGAGCTGGATACATACAAATGGTCCTATATAGAGGAGAAGTTAACGCAATTAAGGTTTTTAGTAAATATTTTTCTAAGGTAGAAGTGTTGAAGAGCGTTAAAGGATATTCGATAGTCTTTGTAGTAAACAATTAAAGAGAGAACAAGCGATTATTATGATGCCGGGGTGCCCGAGCGGACCAAGGGGCTGGCCTTGAGAGCATCCTGGTTAGCCAGTAGGGTCATTCCCTGCGCGGGTTCAAATCCCGCCCCCGGCGTAAACATTCTAACGTTTCATTGTGAACCGAAACGAATTCAGTTAAATATTTTGTAAATCTAATATTTTAGACATTTAGGAAAAATAATAGTGAGTCCTATCATTATTTGTTAGTATTAAGGAGAACATTCTGAAATAATGAGGCGCCGCAGCCGGGATTTGAACCCGGGTCAGGGGCTCGACAGGCCCCCATCCTAGACCGGGCTAGACTACTGCGGCATCATAAATTTAATATATTTTACATTTAAAGCTATCCATTTTTATGGAACAGTGACAAAAGCTGTATAGCCTATATGATAAGGCTTAAGCTAAACAGCTTAATTAATGGCATAAAATTATTAAAGTTAAATCTCTTGGTTAAATTCTATAGATGGCTATGAGTATAGGTATAAAATAAGGGTTATAGCTTATAGTATCCTGAAATAATATTATTTGAGGAAATGAGATGAGAATCGTCTATAGTAACGCAATGGACTTTAAGGTAATTATCGAAGCTCTTACAAGGTTAATTGATGAGGCAACTCTTTCTTTTACAAACGCTGGTTTAGATCTTACAGCTATTGATAGAGCTCATATATCGCTTCTAAAGTTACATTTTCCTAAGGAAGCTTTTGAAGAGTTCGATGTAAACGATCAGCTCAATTTTGGTTTTAACACGCAATATTTAGAAAAGATAATGTCAAGCGCTAGGAAAAAGGAAAAAATGGAAATTGAGATTAATGATGAATCTCAAGCTATAATAAGAATGTTAGGCGATCCAAGGAAGGAGTTTATTGTAAGGAATATAGAGGTTCCTGTCCAGGAGATACCAGAGCTGAAATTAGACTATGACGTAAGAGCCAAAATAAACTCTTCAGGTTTTAAAAAGGCAATATCGGAGATTTCGTCAGTTAGTGATTCTGTAGAGATAGACTCTAACGAATCAGAACTTAAGCTAAGATCTAAGGGTGAAGTAGAGGTTGAGGTAGAGTTCACTAAAGATATAGGTGGTCTCCAAGAGATAGAGCTGAAAAAACCTTCCGTATCTAGTTACTCCTCTGAATACTTGGAAGATATACTTATATTAACAAGACTTTCAGGTTTCATCAACCTCCTCTATGCTGAACAAAAACCACTACAGCTAGAATTTAATATGGAGAACGGAGGTAATGTAGTGTACCTATTAGCTCCTCAAATGGGGTGATAAAGTTTCCGTTAAGTGTAATAGGAAGTTATCCAAGGCCTATATCTTTAGGGAAGGTTTTTTCAAGATATAGATCGGGTAAAATTGATAAAAATACCCTAGATAGTGAAATATATAAAAGAATTAAAAATTTCCTCATAACAGTTCAGAGCATAAACGTAAAATATACTACGGATGGTATGTTTAGATGGGATGACATAGTTGATCTAACCTTCTCATACCTTTCCGGACCAATTAAAGGGGAATTAGACAGGTTCTATGATAACAACTTCTATTATAGAAAACCTGTCATTAAAAATGAAATTAAGGCAAGTCCAGAAGAGTATATAAAATCATTGCGAGACGATATAAATATAGCTAAAGAGGTAGGATTTAAGGGGATATTAAAGGCAGTAGTAGTTGGCCCCCTTACATATGCCCTTCTTAGTGACAATAAGTATTATGAAACTTCGGATCTCATCCACGTTTATTCAAACCAGGTTAATTCTGTCCTTAAGTCTATACCATCAGACATCAAAGCAATAGAAATCCATGAGCCTTCCCTTTTCACGAAGGGTGTAAAAACCTCTATACTATCAAAGCTTAAAGACGCCTACACTGAACTGGTTAGCGGGGTTCCTCAAGAGAAACATATAATCACATATTTTAAGGTAGATACATCAAAACTTGACATTTTCTTTGACTTACCGGTAGACGTTTTTGGAATAGACGTTATAGAAAATCTTAACCTTATGGCTCAAGTTTACAAGAGGATTGTTAATCGTCGTGTGTTTTTCGGTGTCCTTAACTCCAGGAATACTAAGCTGGAGAGGTTATCAACGATCAGGAGGATCGTAGAGAAGGCGAGAGAGAAAGGGGCCACGGAGGTCCTTATAGGTAACGCTTCACCCATGGATTTTATACCTGAGGTTATTGCTTTAAGAAAGCTTAAACTTCTTAAGATGTTAGGTGATCAGTAATGCAACTTGAAATGCTTCCAACAACTGTAATTGGAAGCTATCCTAGGCCTAAATGGCTTAGGGAAGCTATATCTCTATCAAGAAACGGTAGAATAAAGAAAGAGGATCTTGAAGAGGCATTTAATGACGCTGCGGTAGTAGTGATGAGGGACCATCAGAAGGCCGGCATAGACGTCCCGACAGACGGAGAAGTAAAAAGAGATGAAATGGTTGAATTTTTTGCAGAAAGGCTGAACGGTTTCAAATTCTATGGACCTGTTAGAGTGTGGGGTACCGCCTATTATAAGAAACCTTCGGTTGTTTCAAAGATAGAGTACAGGAATCCTATGTTAGTAGATGAGGTTCAGTTTACCAAGAGCATATCTTACACACCTTTCTTCAAAGTAACAATTACTGGACCTTATACAATTGGATACTGGTCTTATAATGAGTACTATAAGGACAGACAAGAGATGGTTTTTGATCTTGCTAAGGTGATAAATACAGAGTTAAAGAATCTGGTTGAAGCAGGAAGTAAGATTATTCAGATCGATGAACCTGCAATACATTCTAACGCTGACGAGGTAAAATGGGCAATAGATGCAGTTAATGAGTCGGTGAAGGGTATAAACGCTAAGCTAATGGTCCATATATGCTATGGAAACTATAAGATAGTCGCGCCATACCTTAACGACCTGAAAGTCGATCAAATAAATTTTGCTCTAAAAATGTATAATTACAAACCTTTGAAATTATTTAAAGAAGTAGGATATGATAAGGAGATTGGAGCTGGAGTTATAGACGTCCATAATCGTAACGTTGAAACCCCAGAAGAGGTTTATAGAGATATTAAGAGAGTGATGGAGTACTTCCCACTAGAGAAAATATGGATAAATCCAGATTGTGGATTGAAATTACTCCCTAGGGATATAGCTTTCTCCAAAATGGTTTCGATGGTAAAGGGAACCTTGATGATGAGGGAAGAACTTAAAAAGAACGGAACAATTTCATCTTAGCTAATGGTGATTTCCGTTGAACAAAAGAAGAGCTAACGGTAGTTCCCACTCAACTAGGCCAGTAAGGGCAGGATCGCCTAAATGGGTTAGATTCTCCAGGGAAGAAGTAGAAATGTTAATAGAAGAACTAGCGAAGAAAGGGTACTCTCCTTCAATGATAGGTATAGCCTTAAGGGATCAGTACGGCGTCCCTCTAGCAAAGCAGATTATTGGAAAGAAAGTTGTACAGTTCTTAGAAGAGAGGAAATTAGCGCCCCAAATTCCAGAGGACCTATTCAACCTGATAAGAAGGGCTGTAAACGTTAGGAGACATCTTAACGAATATCCGGCAGATAAAACGGCTAAGAAAGGGCTTGAAGAAATAGAGTCTAAGATAAGAAGGCTATCCTATTATTATAAGAGTATAAATAAGTTGCCTCATAATTGGTTTTATGATCCTGCAAAGGCGGAACTGTTGGTCAGTGCGTCAAGCTAGGTTACGTATCACAGCCTATTTTCTTTAATTTTCCCTTTAACACTAATTCG is part of the Metallosphaera cuprina Ar-4 genome and harbors:
- a CDS encoding class I SAM-dependent methyltransferase; its protein translation is MIYVVTDVVNGVPLSLISYPGLFSKKRLDLGTRVLLENLIIPKEGTVVDLGCGYGPIGIYLALQNPSLRVYMLDANPLAVKASKENVERYKLKERVTVLRSDVLSALDVKASAIFSNPPLSKGVEILEKLAVEASEKLERAGYIQMVLYRGEVNAIKVFSKYFSKVEVLKSVKGYSIVFVVNN
- a CDS encoding 50S ribosomal protein L14e gives rise to the protein MAIIEVGRICVKLTGREAGSKCVIVDIIDDNFVLITGPKSLSGVKRRRANISHIEPTDKTIEISKGASDQEVESKIKEVGLTDFMKERVKIKIPVI
- the pcn gene encoding proliferating cell nuclear antigen (pcna); its protein translation is MRIVYSNAMDFKVIIEALTRLIDEATLSFTNAGLDLTAIDRAHISLLKLHFPKEAFEEFDVNDQLNFGFNTQYLEKIMSSARKKEKMEIEINDESQAIIRMLGDPRKEFIVRNIEVPVQEIPELKLDYDVRAKINSSGFKKAISEISSVSDSVEIDSNESELKLRSKGEVEVEVEFTKDIGGLQEIELKKPSVSSYSSEYLEDILILTRLSGFINLLYAEQKPLQLEFNMENGGNVVYLLAPQMG
- a CDS encoding 5-methyltetrahydropteroyltriglutamate--homocysteine methyltransferase, giving the protein MIKFPLSVIGSYPRPISLGKVFSRYRSGKIDKNTLDSEIYKRIKNFLITVQSINVKYTTDGMFRWDDIVDLTFSYLSGPIKGELDRFYDNNFYYRKPVIKNEIKASPEEYIKSLRDDINIAKEVGFKGILKAVVVGPLTYALLSDNKYYETSDLIHVYSNQVNSVLKSIPSDIKAIEIHEPSLFTKGVKTSILSKLKDAYTELVSGVPQEKHIITYFKVDTSKLDIFFDLPVDVFGIDVIENLNLMAQVYKRIVNRRVFFGVLNSRNTKLERLSTIRRIVEKAREKGATEVLIGNASPMDFIPEVIALRKLKLLKMLGDQ
- a CDS encoding methionine synthase, yielding MQLEMLPTTVIGSYPRPKWLREAISLSRNGRIKKEDLEEAFNDAAVVVMRDHQKAGIDVPTDGEVKRDEMVEFFAERLNGFKFYGPVRVWGTAYYKKPSVVSKIEYRNPMLVDEVQFTKSISYTPFFKVTITGPYTIGYWSYNEYYKDRQEMVFDLAKVINTELKNLVEAGSKIIQIDEPAIHSNADEVKWAIDAVNESVKGINAKLMVHICYGNYKIVAPYLNDLKVDQINFALKMYNYKPLKLFKEVGYDKEIGAGVIDVHNRNVETPEEVYRDIKRVMEYFPLEKIWINPDCGLKLLPRDIAFSKMVSMVKGTLMMREELKKNGTISS
- a CDS encoding RNA-guided pseudouridylation complex pseudouridine synthase subunit Cbf5 produces the protein MNLVTKSIKEYVCLMEVHCDVNESEIMDVAKTFIGKIYQKPPVRSSVKRRVRKREVYSIDVLEIDKRKVLMRISSEPGTYMRKICHDMGILLNCGAHMRELRRVRSGIFKEDTLVTLQQVSEALYLYRNCGEEEELRKILMPMEIAFCGVPKIIVDDETVNSISYGSPLMAPGIIAYQDFKKGDYVGLITWKGEGIAIGKAVIDSKQLGKKGEVVKTERVLMDKDIYPKAWKK
- a CDS encoding 30S ribosomal protein S15; this translates as MNKRRANGSSHSTRPVRAGSPKWVRFSREEVEMLIEELAKKGYSPSMIGIALRDQYGVPLAKQIIGKKVVQFLEERKLAPQIPEDLFNLIRRAVNVRRHLNEYPADKTAKKGLEEIESKIRRLSYYYKSINKLPHNWFYDPAKAELLVSASS
- a CDS encoding tRNA pseudouridine synthase A, giving the protein MNITPFIRRIDEFCNASLSWNTVKAYVPIGDFGSYPDKRSVPELIKTSIINLDKPPGPTSHEVAFWIKNMFNLPRVGHGGTLELL